One Vigna unguiculata cultivar IT97K-499-35 chromosome 11, ASM411807v1, whole genome shotgun sequence DNA window includes the following coding sequences:
- the LOC114170072 gene encoding uncharacterized protein LOC114170072, which produces MVCLEGKKKEINLTDYSDLSTVFSPSFTRFPVSLTLRTENEESLRVCFNQNDITLFDAPSPLTSNKPSKIQTSHFVLPNCNCIFCELLNQRMGKTSSREWTRIYLIYGMDQWQTFVFLLCQAVLFSILSVLYLHYFNQISNLFETLLSIAAVHRGAARFAAGFTGSVTALSALCLFYAAANFFYSAVPLHSEMAQRMVNTVEEWSTVRLALDLGCCGRGILLNAIAARLKKEGGSGRVIGFSGPNKAGLAATLRAAKLEGVEEYVTCRTGDPTRLPFLDGSFNVVVSGTFLHTVGRGHGAEVAAAERGRAMAEVVRVLKEGGVGVVWDLVHVPEYVRRLQDMKMEDIRVSERVTAFMVSSHVVSFRKPTQHVHGPPEVRLDWRFC; this is translated from the exons ATGGTCTGCTTggaaggaaaaaagaaagaaataaaccTCACTGATTACAGTGATCTCTCTACAGTCTTCTCTCCCTCATTTACACGCTTCCCTGTCTCTCTGACACTGAGAACGGAAAACGAGGAATCACTGAGAGTTTGTTTCAACCAAAATGACATCACACTATTTGATGCACCATCACCATTAACGTCAAATAAACCTTCGAAGATCCAAACCTCCCACTTTGTACTACCAAACTGTAACT GTATTTTCTGTGAATTGCTGAATCAAAGAATGGGAAAAACATCAAGCAGAGAATGGACGCGGATCTACCTCATCTACGGAATGGATCAGTGGCAAACCTTCGTCTTCCTTCTCTGTCAAGCCGTTCTCTTCTCGATTCTCTCAGTACTCTACCTTCACTACTTCAACCAAATCTCCAACCTTTTCGAGACCCTTCTCTCCATCGCCGCCGTACACCGCGGCGCCGCACGCTTCGCGGCAGGCTTCACCGGCTCCGTCACGGCTCTCTCCGCTCTCTGCCTTTTCTACGCGGCGGCCAACTTTTTCTACTCCGCCGTGCCTCTCCATTCTGAGATGGCTCAGCGCATGGTGAACACGGTCGAGGAGTGGTCCACGGTGCGCTTAGCGCTTGACCTCGGCTGCTGCGGCCGCGGCATTTTGCTGAATGCCATAGCCGCCCGCCTTAAAAAGGAAGGAGGTTCGGGTCGGGTGATTGGATTCAGCGGTCCGAATAAGGCCGGGTTAGCGGCGACGCTTCGGGCCGCTAAGTTAGAGGGAGTGGAGGAGTATGTGACATGCCGCACAGGCGACCCGACCAGActgccattcttggatggcagCTTTAACGTTGTGGTGTCCGGGACGTTTTTGCACACGGTGGGGAGGGGACACGGGGCGGAGGTGGCTGCGGCGGAGAGGGGTAGGGCGATGGCGGAGGTGGTGAGGGTGTTGAAGGAGGGTGGCGTTGGAGTGGTGTGGGACCTTGTGCACGTGCCGGAGTACGTGCGGCGGTTGCAAGACATGAAAATGGAAGACATAAGAGTGAGCGAGCGCGTGACTGCGTTCATGGTTAGCAGCCACGTCGTGTCGTTCAGAAAACCCACTCAACACGTGCATGGCCCACCTGAGGTTAGGTTGGATTGGAGATTCTGCTGA
- the LOC114170201 gene encoding uncharacterized protein LOC114170201, translating into MPSKKKMKRNLLWRYVTKLRKTPGGGNNMIKCSLCDLSFNGSYTRVRSHLLNITGAGVRICPNVTTSKLAEFRRLDNEAALKIENSKKKKVSLPSVSNEGKQTNSGVNPKHKGPLEASFNIQARDTLDYEIARMFYSVGLPFHLAKNPHFRSAFSYAASTSNLSGYVPPTYNKLRGPLIAKERSHVENLLQPIRDSWNDKGVTIVCDGWTDPQRRPLINFMAVNESGPMFLKSIDGSGEIKDKDFIAKHMRDVIMEVGSKNVVQIITDNAVVCKAAGMLIEAEFPSIYWTPCVVHTLNLALKNICAAKNCERNSDTYKECFWITQIADDATFIKNFIVGHSMRLSMFNTFNSFRLLSVASTRFASTIIMLKRFQRLKKGLQEMVINDDWSSYKEDNVDSAQFVKETLLNDNWWMKVDYILAFTAPIYDVLRKTDTDMATLHLVYEMWDSMIENVRKIIYQHERKTEVEHSSFFEVVNSILIDRWTKSSTSLHCLAHSLNPRYYSPEWLNEDPQRRAPHKDFELTQERKKCFKRYFDDADVKREVNIEFANFSGKLGDFADEDSLRDRGKMDAKSWWIIHGSHAPILQNIALKLLGQPCSSSCCERNWSTYSFIHSLKRNKMTPKRAEDLVFVHSNLRLLSRNSSKYKEKETSLWDIAGDDFSMDDNEILDIASLSLDELELEVVFFDED; encoded by the exons ATGCCAtcgaaaaagaagatgaaacgaAACCTTTTGTGGAGATATGTTACAAAGTTAAGAAAAACTCCTGGTGGTGgaaataatatgattaaatgCAGTTTGTGTGATTTATCATTCAATGGATCTTACACTCGAGTAAGATCTCATTTGCTAAACATTACGGGAGCAGGAGTTAGAATTTGTCCAAACGTGACTACATCAAAACTTGCTGAGTTTAGAAGATTAGACAATGAAGCAgcattgaaaatagaaaattcaaagaagaaaaaggtctCTCTACCATCTGTATCTAATGAAGGAAAGCAGACGAATAGCGGTGTTAATCCAAAACACAAAGGTCCTTTAGAAGCTTCTTTCAATATCCAAGCTAGAGATACTCTTGATTATGAAATTGCAAGGATGTTTTATTCTGTAGGACTACCATTTCATCTAGCAAAAAATCCTCACTTCAGGAGCGCATTTTCTTATGCTGCCAGTACTTCTAATCTCAGTGGATATGTACCACcaacatataataaattgagAGGTCCTTTAATTGCAAAAGAAAGAAGTCACGTAGAAAATCTTCTACAACCCataagagattcatggaatgaTAAAGGTGTGACAATTGTTTGTGATGGGTGGACTGATCCTCAAAGAAGAccacttataaattttatggctGTCAATGAGAGTGGTCCAATGTTTTTAAAGTCAATAGATGGATCTGGTGAGATAAAGGACAAAGATTTTATTGCTAAACACATGAGAGATGTAATTATGGAGGTTGGATCAAAAAATGTGGTACAAATTATAACTGATAATGCAGTTGTATGTAAGGCAGCAGGTATGCTTATAGAAGCAGAATTTCCTTCAATCTACTGGACTCCTTGTGTAGTGCATACATTGAATCTtgcattgaaaaatatttgtgcaGCAAAAAATTGTGAAAGAAATAGTGATACTTATAAAGAATGTTTTTGGATCACACAAATTGCTGATGATGCTACATTTATCAAAAACTTTATTGTGGGGCACTCTATGAGATTGTCAATGTTCAATACCTTCAACTCATTCAGGTTGCTTTCTGTTGCTTCTACAAGATTTGCTTCAACCATTATCATGCTCAAAAGGTTTCAACGTTTGAAGAAAGGACTTCAAGAGATGGTTATTAATGATGATTGGTCTTCTTATAAAGAGGACAATGTGGACAGTGCACAATTTGTGAAAGAAACTTTATTGAATGATAATTGGTGGATGAAGGTTGACTACATACTTGCTTTTACTGCTCCTATTTATGATGTTCTCAGAAAAACAGATACAGATATGGCTACTCTTCACTTGGTATATGAAATGTGGGACTCAATGATTGAAAATGTTAGAAAGATCATATACCAACATGAAAGGAAGACAGAAGTTGAACATTCATCCTTTTTTGAGGTGGTAAATTCAATATTGATTGATCGTTGGACTAAAAGTAGCACATCTCTTCATTGCCTTGCTCATTCTTTAAATCCAAG atATTACAGTCCTGAATGGTTAAATGAAGACCCACAAAGACGTGCCCCACATAAAGATTTTGAACTTACtcaagaaaggaaaaaatgttttaagagATACTTTGATGACGCTGATGTGAAGAGAGAAGTGAATATAGAGTTCGCAAACTTTTCAGGTAAATTGGGAGATTTTGCAGATGAGGACTCTTTAAGGGATAGAGGCAAAATGGATGCAAAGTCATGGTGGATTATTCATGGATCTCATGCACCAATACTTCAAAATATAGCTCTTAAGCTACTTGGACAACCATGTTCTTCTTCTTGTTGTGAAAGAAATTGGAGCACCTACTCTTTTATACattctttaaaaagaaataagatgaCACCTAAAAGGGCGGAAGATTTAGTATTTGTCCACAGTAATCTTCGTCTTCTTTCAAGAAACTCTTCAAAATACAAGGAAAAGGAAACTAGCCTGTGGGATATTGCTGGAGATGATTTTTCAATGGATGATAATGAAATTCTTGATATTGCTAGCCTATCTCTCGATGAACTAGAATTAGAAGTTGTATTTTTTGATGAAGATTAA